The following is a genomic window from Adhaeribacter radiodurans.
AAAGATAAATAACCCAGTAAATATGTAATTCATTAAATTAAAAAGAGGAAGCAATAGCTTCCTCTTTTTAATTTAATGAATTAGTAAATCTGAAAGCCTCACTTCCATTTAAAAGTATTAGTAAACCTTTTGCTATTACTTATATCCTTTCATCCGGAGTAAAATTCACTTCCATTTCTGCTTTAAATAGTACGTAAGCTCTTTTCCAGGGCTGCTCCCCTATTAGCCGCCATTTATGGCCGGAACCTGTGGTGTCCATGGCAAGCAAAACCTCACCGGGCTTTACAATAAAAGTTTCGCCGGAATAGGTTTCGAACTCCAGGGTACCCGTTAAAGTAAGTACGTATTGAGTAGTAGGAGCCGGATGCCAGTCGTAGGTAGCCGGAGCAGGTGTTTCCTTAAAACGAATGGCTACTGCCTCGTTTAAGTGATGCTCTGATACTATCCCGGTTTCTACGTGCGTATGGCCATCCGGGCCTGTAAATATTCTATAAGCTTTTATCATAAGTATTTTCGGCAATACTGTTGTATACTTATCCTGAAGAAGAAAGGCTGCTTTACTTTCTTTCTTATTCCGTCCGTATTTTAGTAGACTTCTAAATAAGTAATAATCTTTTTAGTACCAGGTTCCTGGCCATCTGGTTAACGGATTAAGTTAAAAACAAACCTAATTTCTTAAATGGCTGGTAATAAAAAATTTACAATCCGTATCTGGTAAAGCTGTTTGTTAACTCATTATTTATCCTCATTAATTAACTTAAAATTTTGTATATAGCGGCTGGTTGTCTTAGCTTATTTGCGTCCGGATTTTACATGCGTTTACTTCTCTTACTCCTGTTAATGGTTTTATTTACGTCGGCCTGCGATAACTATCCAAGGGATGCTGATAAAACTTTGGAAAAAATCAAGAAGGGTACTTTACTCGTTGGATACACCGAAAATCCGCCCTGGGTTGTAAAAACAAAGGCTGAACCAACTGGCTTGGAGGCAGAATTAATAAAAAAATTTGCTAAAACGCAGGATGCCAAAATTGTTTGGGTGAATGATACCGAGCAGGACTTATTTGAACAATTAGAAAAAAGAAAATTACACCTGGTAATTGGTGGATTTACCGATAAAAACACCTGGAAAACAAAAATCAGCTTTACCCGCCCTTATGTAAAACAACAAAAAGAAAAGCACGTAATGGCCGTGCTTAAAGGAGAAAATGCTTTAATCGTAGCTCTGGAATCTTTTTTACATCAGCAGAAATCATCTCTTAACGCTCTTCCTGCCTCGTATGAAGCCAATTGAAAAATTTGAATTTCCGGCTGAATTGGTGCCTTTGTTTCAAAAAGCCAAACGCCTGGAATGGCTGACCTTAGTATATCTGGCTATTACAATTGTGGTAATGGTTGCTACAATGGGTAACTCACAAGCCATGAAAACCGCCTGGTTCGAGGATATGCTTAGCATGACTCCTTCCATAGCTTTTTTAATATCGGCCCGTATTATTGCCAAACCAGCTAATAAAGAATTTCCGTACGGCTATCATAAAGCTGTATCTATTGCCTATTTGTGCAGTTCGCTGGCGCTTTTTACGGTAGGCAGCTTTCTGGTGATAGATTCTTCCTTAACTCTTATTG
Proteins encoded in this region:
- a CDS encoding cupin domain-containing protein — protein: MIKAYRIFTGPDGHTHVETGIVSEHHLNEAVAIRFKETPAPATYDWHPAPTTQYVLTLTGTLEFETYSGETFIVKPGEVLLAMDTTGSGHKWRLIGEQPWKRAYVLFKAEMEVNFTPDERI
- a CDS encoding transporter substrate-binding domain-containing protein produces the protein MRLLLLLLLMVLFTSACDNYPRDADKTLEKIKKGTLLVGYTENPPWVVKTKAEPTGLEAELIKKFAKTQDAKIVWVNDTEQDLFEQLEKRKLHLVIGGFTDKNTWKTKISFTRPYVKQQKEKHVMAVLKGENALIVALESFLHQQKSSLNALPASYEAN